CAATTTTAATTGGTATCAAAGGAACTAGGCTATGCCACTTTCACAAGGCTCTAAGCCACTAACGGTGATTGCTCATATATACGCCCAGCCAGATCATATCGAGCTGGTGAAATCTGAGTTAAAGAAATTGATCAAACCAACATTGGCGGAAGACGGCTGCCTGCGATACGACTTGCATCAAGGCAATGAAAATGCCGCGCACTTTATGTTCTATGAAACATGGCAAGATAGAGCAAGCTGGCAAGCACATATGGAGGCTGAAGCGCTGCAAGCTTATTTAAAAGCGGTGGATGGCGCGATTGCTTCATTTACCATATCAGAGATGACGCAAGTAGTGATCTAAGGTTGCCCGCGATACTTATTTAGGTTTTTGGCTTTTACCTGCCGACTTTTAAACGCTTAATTTGGAATAATATGACTAAATCGATTCTGATCACCGGCTGTTCGTCCGGTATTGGCTTACATGCGGCATTAACGCTAGATGCTCGTGGCTATCAAGTATTTGCGGCCGTGCGTAACCCTGAAGATATAGCGGTGCTAAAAGCAAAAGGGCTCAACGCTTTCCACCTTGATTATACCGATACAGACTCGATATCTAGCACTTTGGCGGCGATTTTGGCGATTACTGGCGGCACGCTAGATTATGTGTTTAACAATGGCGCATTTGGTCAACCGGGGGCATTAGAAGATTTGCCTACTGAGGCATTAAAAGCGCAATTTGATGCCAATGTTTTTGGTTGGCATGAACTGACTAAACAAGTCTTACCGATAATGCGTGCGCAGGGACATGGTCGTATTATTCAATGTAGCTCAGTGCTTGGCTTTGTTTCGATGCCTTATCGTGGTGCTTACAACGCGTCAAAATATGCATTGGAAGGGCTAACCGACACCTTGCGCCTTGAACTGCTTGATACTGATATTAAAGTGATATTGATTGAACCGGGGCCGATTAATACTGCATTTCGCGCCAACGCGCTAAAAGCTTTTAAGGCCAATATTAATATTGAAAACAGCATTCACCGCGCTAGCTATGAACAGCAGCTAGAGCGTTTGGCGGCAGAAGAGTCCAATGCAAAATTTGCCTTAGAACCGATTGCCGTGACTAAAGCGCTGATTCATTCGCTAGAAAGTAAGCGCCCGAAAATACGCTATCGCGTGACTTTCCCAACCTATTTGTTTGCTTACCTAAAGCGCCTACTGCCAACGCGTTGGCTGGATAGCATTTTGGCTAAAGGCTAAAGGCTAAAAGCTAAAAGTGATTGGCAAATGCTTTGCCTTCATACCTTTTAGCTTGGTTGTTCGATTCTGTAGTTTGAGCGAAATTCTTGGCCTGCTGGGGTACAGCAATATTATCTGCACTTGCCCAAAAGTCGCTGGAAATTTTATTGATCGCGTTAGATTCAGCGTTTATTAAAATCGCAAAGCCGACACCTAAGTCAGGTGAGTAGCCAATATCGGCGCGGAAACCTTCAACCCAGCCGGAATGATAAATAATCGGGTAATCATCAAATTGATAAACACGCCAGCCATAACCATAGTGGGCATCTTTAAGATGCGAGCGCCAATGTCGACGCTTCAAGTCTTTGCGAGTGCGAATACGTGGCGTGGTCAAATCCGCCAACAATGCCGGTGAAAGCACTTCTGGTTTGTGGCCTAGGTTGGCAATTAACCAGTTAGCCAAATCGGTGATACTGGCATTTACGCCAGCGGCAGGCTCAACTTTGTAGTAATCAGGTGAAACATAAACTTCACGCCACACATAACGCCTAATGGCATTGCCTTGCTTATCTTTTTTACCGGTTTTAATACGTTTGCGTAAAATATGAGGCTTCGCGGTATTGCTGTTATTGCGATACACCCCAATACCAACGCTGGCGTTGGCCATATTTAGCGGCTTAAACACTTTTTCTTCGAGCAGCTCGGCATAGCTCTTTTCTTGGCTAGCTTCGATGGCCGGTTGCAAAAAACCATAGGCAATATTCTGATAGCCATAGCACTTTTCTGGTTCACATATGGGGTCAAGGCGATTAAAACGGCCTATCACCTTGTCCATGCTCCACTTTTCATGGAGTAGGTTATCGTAAGTATTTGGCATTAAGCCGCTGGTATGGCTGAGAATGTGTTTGAGCTTTATCTTTTCTGCTTTCCCCGTGGTTTTTAATTGAAAATGGGGAACATATTTAGTGATCGGGTCGTTCAGCGATAGCTTTTGTTCATGTGCCAACATAGTGGTGAGTGTTGCCGCAAAAGGTTTCGACACTGACGCTAATCGAAACACCGTACTGTAATTCACTTTTTTGCTTTTTTCTTTGTTGATATGACCAAAGGTTTCAATTGCTGCGATACGGTCGCCGCGGACAATGGCATAAGCACCGCCAGGAATACTGTATTTATTGAGCGTATGCCTAACTTTTCTTGCTAATGTGTTGTTAAAGCTAGTGATTGACTGCGTTTTTACTCGTTGCTTCGAACTTGCCTCGTTTGCTTGAGCATA
The nucleotide sequence above comes from Thalassotalea euphylliae. Encoded proteins:
- a CDS encoding putative quinol monooxygenase; protein product: MPLSQGSKPLTVIAHIYAQPDHIELVKSELKKLIKPTLAEDGCLRYDLHQGNENAAHFMFYETWQDRASWQAHMEAEALQAYLKAVDGAIASFTISEMTQVVI
- a CDS encoding SDR family oxidoreductase encodes the protein MTKSILITGCSSGIGLHAALTLDARGYQVFAAVRNPEDIAVLKAKGLNAFHLDYTDTDSISSTLAAILAITGGTLDYVFNNGAFGQPGALEDLPTEALKAQFDANVFGWHELTKQVLPIMRAQGHGRIIQCSSVLGFVSMPYRGAYNASKYALEGLTDTLRLELLDTDIKVILIEPGPINTAFRANALKAFKANINIENSIHRASYEQQLERLAAEESNAKFALEPIAVTKALIHSLESKRPKIRYRVTFPTYLFAYLKRLLPTRWLDSILAKG
- a CDS encoding serine hydrolase domain-containing protein; amino-acid sequence: MSLIHSSCRRPIAKLSGVNRKSPIQWLGALSLGLMLNGYAQANEASSKQRVKTQSITSFNNTLARKVRHTLNKYSIPGGAYAIVRGDRIAAIETFGHINKEKSKKVNYSTVFRLASVSKPFAATLTTMLAHEQKLSLNDPITKYVPHFQLKTTGKAEKIKLKHILSHTSGLMPNTYDNLLHEKWSMDKVIGRFNRLDPICEPEKCYGYQNIAYGFLQPAIEASQEKSYAELLEEKVFKPLNMANASVGIGVYRNNSNTAKPHILRKRIKTGKKDKQGNAIRRYVWREVYVSPDYYKVEPAAGVNASITDLANWLIANLGHKPEVLSPALLADLTTPRIRTRKDLKRRHWRSHLKDAHYGYGWRVYQFDDYPIIYHSGWVEGFRADIGYSPDLGVGFAILINAESNAINKISSDFWASADNIAVPQQAKNFAQTTESNNQAKRYEGKAFANHF